In Listeria swaminathanii, a single window of DNA contains:
- a CDS encoding inorganic phosphate transporter, whose amino-acid sequence MEGMFLITLVIVLAALAFDLINGFHDTANAIATSVSTKALKPRHAIILAAVMNFVGAISFTGVAKTITKDIVNPFALDHGELVILAALLSAIAWNLITWYFGIPSSSSHALIGSIAGAAIASAGFAAIEYSGFTKIIIGLLVSPVLAFVVGYTIYSLFKVFLKNLNLATTNRRFRMIQVGTAALQSYTHGTNDAQKSMGIITMALIASGFQTTDDVQLWVQVSCAIAMAIGTSIGGWKIIKTVGGKIMKIKPVNGVAADLSSVIIIFGATFIHLPVSTTHVISSSILGVGTAHRVKGVKWDTAQRMIITWVITLPISATIAALIFYVLRLFL is encoded by the coding sequence ATGGAAGGAATGTTTCTCATCACCCTCGTCATCGTACTTGCCGCGCTAGCTTTTGACCTAATTAACGGGTTTCATGATACAGCTAACGCCATTGCGACTAGTGTCTCTACAAAAGCTTTAAAACCACGACATGCGATTATTCTCGCTGCTGTAATGAACTTTGTGGGTGCTATTTCATTCACAGGGGTTGCTAAAACTATTACTAAAGACATTGTTAACCCATTCGCCTTAGATCACGGGGAACTTGTTATTTTAGCAGCATTACTTTCAGCTATTGCATGGAATTTAATCACTTGGTATTTTGGAATTCCTAGTAGTTCCTCTCATGCCTTGATTGGTTCCATCGCCGGTGCAGCAATTGCATCAGCTGGATTTGCAGCAATCGAATACAGCGGGTTTACTAAAATCATCATTGGTTTATTAGTATCTCCTGTACTTGCTTTCGTAGTCGGTTACACGATATATTCACTCTTCAAGGTTTTCTTGAAGAACTTAAACTTAGCCACGACCAATCGGCGTTTCCGGATGATTCAAGTCGGAACAGCCGCGCTACAATCTTACACACACGGAACAAATGATGCACAAAAATCAATGGGGATTATCACAATGGCATTAATTGCTAGTGGTTTCCAAACAACCGATGATGTGCAATTATGGGTTCAAGTATCCTGTGCGATTGCTATGGCGATTGGTACGAGTATTGGTGGTTGGAAAATCATCAAAACTGTCGGCGGTAAAATCATGAAAATCAAACCAGTTAATGGTGTAGCGGCTGATTTAAGTTCCGTTATCATTATTTTCGGTGCCACTTTCATTCACTTACCAGTTAGTACAACACACGTAATCAGCTCTTCTATCCTTGGTGTTGGAACAGCTCACCGTGTGAAAGGTGTCAAATGGGATACTGCACAACGCATGATTATCACATGGGTTATCACACTTCCTATT
- a CDS encoding DUF47 domain-containing protein — MAFKNKKDRFASLLHDIAVNLHEGANFFATYNINSVEDLHTFSNKIKEYETAGDSMVHKMIMELNDAFITPIEREDMLELTNRLDDVMDALDETAFSLEICQITHYDEYMTKFIQAIQASTVEIEKAVDLVFDKKLKDVRKLAIQIKDYESQCDDVYRESLIQLFQNEKDPIKLIRLREVYEKLEDIADSCQSVANTLESIVMKNA; from the coding sequence ATGGCTTTTAAAAATAAAAAAGACCGTTTTGCTTCGCTGCTGCATGACATTGCAGTAAATTTACATGAAGGTGCAAATTTCTTTGCAACTTACAACATCAATTCGGTAGAGGATCTACATACTTTCTCGAACAAAATCAAAGAATATGAAACAGCTGGGGACTCCATGGTTCACAAAATGATTATGGAATTAAACGACGCTTTCATTACACCAATCGAGCGTGAGGATATGTTAGAACTAACTAACCGCCTAGACGACGTGATGGATGCACTTGATGAAACAGCTTTCTCACTAGAAATCTGTCAAATCACTCATTATGATGAATACATGACTAAATTTATCCAAGCTATTCAAGCAAGCACTGTTGAAATTGAAAAAGCAGTTGATCTTGTTTTTGATAAAAAACTTAAAGACGTTCGTAAACTTGCAATTCAAATTAAAGATTATGAATCTCAATGTGATGATGTTTACCGCGAATCACTAATCCAACTTTTCCAAAACGAAAAAGATCCAATTAAACTTATTCGTCTAAGAGAAGTTTATGAAAAATTAGAAGACATTGCTGATAGTTGTCAAAGCGTTGCCAATACGCTTGAATCAATTGTCATGAAAAATGCGTAA